A single window of Sulfurovum sp. UBA12169 DNA harbors:
- the fabZ gene encoding 3-hydroxyacyl-[acyl-carrier-protein] dehydratase FabZ, translating to MLYNVIDIQKILPHRYPFLLVDRIISLKEGEYIEGYKNISISEPVFQGHFPDHPIYPGVMIIEGMAQTGGVLAFKSMDTNSQEEIENKVVYFMSIDKAKFRSPVTPGDQLVYKIKVIKHKGAVWQLDALAYVDDKIVAQAELKAMIVDK from the coding sequence TTGCTTTATAATGTAATTGATATTCAAAAGATCTTGCCTCATAGATATCCGTTTTTGCTGGTTGATAGAATTATTTCGTTGAAAGAAGGGGAATATATCGAAGGATATAAAAATATTTCCATTTCTGAACCCGTATTTCAGGGACATTTTCCCGACCACCCTATCTACCCCGGTGTAATGATTATAGAAGGCATGGCGCAGACAGGCGGTGTATTGGCATTTAAAAGCATGGATACAAACAGTCAAGAAGAGATTGAAAATAAAGTTGTTTATTTTATGAGTATTGATAAAGCAAAATTTCGTTCGCCTGTGACACCCGGAGATCAGCTTGTTTATAAAATCAAAGTGATTAAACACAAAGGTGCAGTTTGGCAACTTGATGCGTTGGCTTATGTGGACGATAAGATCGTCGCACAAGCAGAACTTAAAGCCATGATTGTTGACAAATAA
- a CDS encoding diacylglucosamine hydrolase like protein, translating into MLVHICCAVDSHFFLQKLQAEYPQEKLIGFFYDPNIHPYSEYRLRLLDVTRSCKMLGIELIEGPYDIEDWLETVRGLEHEPEKGARCSVCFDKRFDVSAQKAKELGEKTFTSTLLTSPKKSLKQLKQAGDALAQREGITFAAPDYRKASGTQEQNIMAKEDALYRQDYCGCIYGLTMQRDQQNKLADELFSPISNQIQPESIEARIALYEKRWDLEKNKIPHKIIKERFLNWRLLSGLLRVRKEILPAHFLPYSTLKSQFTRGKIEYAIDNVHHMSRDEVRFITLQTYNDLASAHYSTVKELIFNPPSFEEEVILRSRITHTPFDLGLILVVDKIPSSKIEILCESKTYSDVKENLIT; encoded by the coding sequence ATGTTAGTACATATCTGCTGCGCGGTAGACAGCCATTTTTTTTTACAAAAGCTTCAAGCAGAATATCCGCAAGAAAAACTTATAGGTTTTTTTTATGATCCAAACATTCATCCTTACAGCGAGTACCGTCTAAGACTTTTGGATGTAACGCGCAGTTGCAAAATGCTGGGTATTGAACTGATAGAGGGGCCTTATGATATCGAGGATTGGCTCGAGACAGTCAGAGGACTAGAGCATGAACCTGAAAAAGGAGCACGCTGCTCTGTCTGTTTTGACAAACGCTTTGATGTTTCTGCACAAAAGGCCAAAGAACTTGGAGAAAAAACCTTTACCTCCACCTTGCTTACCAGCCCAAAAAAATCGCTAAAACAGCTCAAGCAAGCCGGAGATGCTTTGGCTCAGCGCGAAGGTATCACTTTTGCGGCACCCGATTACCGTAAAGCTTCGGGGACACAAGAACAAAATATCATGGCAAAAGAAGACGCCCTTTATCGTCAAGATTATTGCGGATGCATCTATGGACTCACCATGCAAAGGGATCAACAAAATAAACTTGCAGATGAACTTTTTTCGCCGATTTCAAATCAAATACAGCCAGAATCCATAGAAGCCCGTATTGCTCTTTATGAAAAACGATGGGATCTTGAAAAAAATAAAATTCCCCACAAGATTATAAAAGAGCGTTTTTTAAATTGGAGGCTGCTCAGCGGCCTATTGCGTGTACGCAAAGAAATTCTTCCTGCACATTTTTTACCCTATTCTACGCTCAAAAGCCAATTTACTCGAGGAAAAATAGAATACGCTATTGATAACGTGCATCATATGAGTCGCGATGAAGTGCGTTTTATTACGCTTCAAACTTATAATGATCTGGCATCCGCACACTATTCCACTGTCAAAGAGCTTATTTTCAATCCACCGTCTTTTGAAGAGGAGGTAATCCTCAGAAGCCGCATTACACATACTCCTTTTGATCTGGGACTCATCCTTGTTGTAGATAAAATACCAAGCAGCAAAATTGAAATTTTATGCGAGAGCAAAACATATAGCGATGTGAAAGAAAATCTCATAACATAG